The DNA sequence ACGCCCAAAAACCTCGGGGAAACCCCCAGGGCGTGAAGTTCCTCCAGACGCTCCTGGACCAGGGCGTAGAAGGCGCTCCCCACGGTGCCGCCGCCGAGGAGGGCGAGGGTCAAGGTCTCCATGTGGGGGATTATACCTGCATCCCTTGTGCTTTCTGGCTAAGCTCGCTAAGCTAAGTCCGTGAAGACCTTCACCGTACACCAGGCCAAGACCCACCTCTCCCGCCTCCTAAAGGCCGTGGAGGAGGGGGAAGAGGTGGTGATCTTGAGGGGGAAAACTCCCGTGGCTAGGCTTGTCCCCTACCGCAAGGGGAAGCGCCCCTTGGGCTTTGTCCCAGGGAGGCTCCCCGAGAGCTTCTTTGAGCCCCTTCCCGAGGAGGAGCTCGCCCTGTGGGAAGGCGCTACCTCCTAGACACCCACGTCCTCATCTGGGCCCTCACGGAACCCAAGCGGCTGAGCCTGAGGGTCCGGTCGCTTTTGGAGGACCCCGACACCCCCCTTCTCGTCTCCTCGGCCAGCGCTTGGGAGATGGCCACTAAGCACCGCCTAGGAAAGCTTTCCGGCGCCGAGGCGGTTTTGGAGGGCCTGGAAGGCCACCTCTCCCGCCTGGGGGCTGAGGAGCTTCCCATAAGGCTTGCCCACGCCCTCCTGGCGGGAAGGCTTCCCGGGGAGCACCGGGACCCCTTTGACCGCATCCTGGCCGCCCAGAGCCTGGTAGAAGGCCTCGTCCTCCTCACCACCGACCGCGCCTTCCGCACCTTTGGCGTGGAAACCCTATGGTGAAGGACCTCCTGGAGGAACGGGCGCGGGGGCTCGGCTTCCTCGTCGCCTGGGCCCCTTTGGCCCTCCCCGAGGAGGTGAAGGCGCGGTTTTTGGCCTGGCTCCGCTCGGGCCGGCACGCGGGGATGGCCTACCTGGCCCGCCACCCGGAGGTCCGC is a window from the Thermus filiformis genome containing:
- a CDS encoding type II toxin-antitoxin system Phd/YefM family antitoxin, which gives rise to MKTFTVHQAKTHLSRLLKAVEEGEEVVILRGKTPVARLVPYRKGKRPLGFVPGRLPESFFEPLPEEELALWEGATS
- a CDS encoding type II toxin-antitoxin system VapC family toxin — protein: MGRRYLLDTHVLIWALTEPKRLSLRVRSLLEDPDTPLLVSSASAWEMATKHRLGKLSGAEAVLEGLEGHLSRLGAEELPIRLAHALLAGRLPGEHRDPFDRILAAQSLVEGLVLLTTDRAFRTFGVETLW